In one Magallana gigas chromosome 9, xbMagGiga1.1, whole genome shotgun sequence genomic region, the following are encoded:
- the LOC117689684 gene encoding uncharacterized protein — MSVTVHDHTYGADYKCSNSSGKCVKEDMMDPVDPEDYAVHHDHSYMCMEKPCSSNDVQADQKYDETEYVISEDDDNEEEGNTGGNFYHLQGRHIIDLEILIQGLESGCHYCKKPLQLSSCIGDTRYGLGSLLHMECEHCEKVTLIPTGMRHDPNVWDVNSKLGAAMLFCGIGETTINSLLGALNLPSVTKTTLKKREREAGIAFEEVAYESCCEALLEEKSRCASPDSVETVSFDAGWQTRGSGRNYASHTGHGSMIGSNTGKVLSYSYRCRICRFCDRAIDRVPKDHDCRKNWEKSSKAMESDMAIEMLQDLKQRGFHVKKLIMDNDSTTISRAKAGFDENLEKHCDFNHTKKNFTSRLFELRKEKKYPTLGPKAINHLTKCFTYAVKGNSDRQSLENNLRAIPFHVTGDHSKCGDWCGFVKQPEGYKPKNLPYGKYLQGNGILTDLQKVFEYFLKNVDRLLNMGSTQANESFNNIVASKHLKNRFYGGSESTAFRVAAAVSQKNIGHDALSKVYENLLLSPGKNTQSFLERASNKRKYNQKVKSSIAYKKRRYELKSSTAKQVSTAEIKEGTTYQSGVDLNPSATSSASTEEIPDTVVRPAPTVVDKGNHTFIYFDLETTGLGTSCDIIQLACVAGEDSFNRGIIKGMAGNVSMIPFLFEMFVEIER; from the exons ATGTCAGTTACAGTACACGACCATACATACGGGGCAGATTATAAAT GCAGCAATAGCAGTGGAAAATGTGTAAAAGAAGATATGATGGATCCGGTGGATCCGGAGGATTATGCTGTACATCATGACCACTCTTATATGTGTATGGAAAAACCAT gttCGAGCAATGATGTCCAAGCAGACCAGAAATATGATGAGACAGAATATGTCATCTCAGAGGATGATGATAATGAAGAGGAAGGAAATACAG gtGGAAATTTCTATCATTTGCAAGGACGGCATATCATAGATCTTGAAATATTAATTCAAGGTCTGGAAAGTGGTTGTCATTATTGCAAGAAACCTCTACAGCTGTCCTCTTGCATTGGAGACACCAGATATGGACTAG GAAGCTTACTTCACATGGAATGTGAGCACTGTGAAAAAGTTACATTAATACCTACTGGAATGAGACATGATCCTAATGTTTGGGATGTAAACTCCAAATTAGGTGCag ctATGCTTTTTTGTGGGATTGGAGAAACTACAATTAACTCTCTTCTTGGGGCATTAAATTTGCCATCTGTTACCAAAACTACATTGAagaagagagaaagagaagcaGGGATTGCATTTGAAGAAGTTGCTTATGAGTCTTGTTGTGAAGCACTTCTGGAAGAAAAGAGCAG GTGTGCAAGTCCTGATAGCGTAGAAACTGTAAGCTTTGATGCTGGCTGGCAGACACGAGGAAGTGGTAGAAATTATGCCAGCCACACag GACACGGAAGTATGATTGGAAGTAACACTGGAAAAGTCCTGTCATACTCATACAGATGCAGGATTTGTAGATTCTGTGACAGAGCTATAGACAGGGTTCCTAAGGATCATGATTGCCGCAAAAACTGGGAGAAATCTTCAAAAGCTATGGAGTCTGATATGGCAATAGAG ATGTTACAGGACCTCAAACAAAGAGGATTTCATGTAAAAAAGCTAATAATGGACAACGATTCAACAACAATTTCAAG aGCAAAAGCTGGTTTTGATGAAAACCTGGAGAAACATTGTGATTTTAATCATACAAAGAAGAATTTCACCAGCAGGTTATTTGAattgagaaaagaaaaaaagtaccCCACTCTAGGCCCGAAGGCTATAAATCACCTGACGAAATGTTTTACGTATGCAGTTAAAGGCAACTCGGACAGGCAATCCTTAGAAAACAATCTAAGAGCTATTCCATTTCATGTGACAGGGGACCATTCCAAATGTGGAGACTGGTGCGG CTTTGTGAAGCAACCAGAAGGATATAAACCGAAAAATTTGCCGTACGGGAAATATCTTCAAGGAAATGGTATTTTGACAGATCTACAGAAAGTATttgaatatttcttaaaaaatgtgGATCGCCTGTTGAACATGGGGAGCACGCAGGCCAATGAAAGTTTTAACAACATCGTTGCATCAAAGCATCTAAAAAACCGTTTTTATGGTGGATCTGAGTCAACTGCTTTTAGAGTGGCAGCAGCTGTGTCGCAGAAAAACATTGGTCATGATGCCCTTTCTAAG GTCTATGAAAACCTGTTATTGTCTCCAGGGAAAAACACACAGTCTTTCCTTGAAAGAGCAAGcaacaaaagaaaatacaacCAAAAGGTGAAGTCCAGCATTGCTTACAAAAAGCGACGGTATGAACTCAAGTCCTCAACAGCAAAACAG GTATCAACAGCTGAAATTAAGGAAGGGACAACGTATCAATCTGGTGTTGACCTAAATCCTTCTGCTACATCTTCAGCATCCACAGAGGAAATACCAGATACAGTTGTACGACCAGCGCCAACAGTGGTGGACAAAGGAAATCATACGTTCATCTATTTTGACTTGGAGACCACTGGCTTGG GAACTTCCTGCGATATAATTCAGTTGGCATGTGTGGCTGGAGAAGACAGTTTCAATAG GGGTATCATAAAAGGTATGGCAGGCAATGTAAGTATGATTCCATTTCTCTTTGAGATGTTTGTAGAGATTGAAaggtaa